A genomic segment from Legionella quinlivanii encodes:
- a CDS encoding efflux RND transporter periplasmic adaptor subunit, with protein sequence MKKRWAVLLIIAMGIAASYFLLPARRITVTHPYYGTAVKAAYGTGTVEASVMMPIASRITARLIELNVDEGSVVKKGQVLAQLDNEELEHNLDELKSREEFARKKFERSASLIKKGNVSLNEYESDRTSWLAAQAAVDAAEAKLAYLQLISPADGTIIRRDGEIGELIPANQTIFWLMCCAPLRVSTEIDEEDIAAVQPGQAVLIRADAFPGEVFHGIVQQITPKGDPIARSYRVRVSFTKKNPLKIGMTAETNIIYYENKHALLVPATAVIDDKVWLVKNGRLKMLPVKTGAKGEHEVEILSGLSADDLIAVSPDSHFRENLSVRIQLRQEKS encoded by the coding sequence ATGAAAAAACGCTGGGCTGTATTATTGATTATCGCAATGGGTATTGCTGCCAGTTATTTTCTTTTGCCGGCCCGGCGTATTACGGTCACACATCCCTATTATGGTACTGCAGTCAAGGCCGCTTATGGAACTGGCACGGTAGAAGCATCAGTGATGATGCCCATCGCCTCGAGAATAACCGCGCGTCTTATCGAGTTGAATGTCGATGAGGGCAGTGTGGTTAAGAAAGGGCAGGTGTTAGCGCAGCTTGATAATGAAGAACTTGAACATAATCTTGATGAGCTAAAATCACGCGAAGAGTTTGCACGCAAAAAATTCGAACGCAGCGCCTCTTTGATAAAGAAAGGTAATGTATCCCTGAATGAGTATGAAAGCGATCGCACAAGCTGGCTTGCTGCTCAGGCTGCTGTTGATGCGGCTGAGGCAAAGCTTGCTTATCTGCAGCTGATTTCTCCGGCCGATGGCACCATCATTCGCCGCGATGGTGAAATTGGCGAACTGATACCCGCCAATCAAACCATCTTCTGGCTGATGTGTTGCGCCCCGCTCAGGGTTTCAACTGAAATTGATGAAGAAGACATCGCCGCAGTACAGCCTGGTCAGGCGGTGCTCATCCGCGCGGATGCGTTTCCCGGTGAAGTGTTTCATGGCATCGTGCAGCAAATCACGCCGAAAGGCGATCCCATCGCGCGCAGCTATCGTGTTCGCGTCAGCTTTACTAAAAAAAATCCACTTAAAATCGGTATGACCGCTGAAACCAATATTATTTATTATGAAAACAAGCATGCCCTTCTTGTTCCGGCAACCGCTGTAATCGACGATAAAGTATGGCTGGTTAAAAATGGCCGCCTTAAGATGCTGCCCGTTAAAACAGGAGCCAAGGGCGAACATGAAGTGGAAATTTTAAGCGGCCTTTCCGCGGATGATTTAATTGCGGTTTCTCCAGATAGCCATTTTAGGGAAAATCTCTCGGTTCGCATTCAATTGAGGCAGGAAAAATCATGA
- a CDS encoding response regulator transcription factor, with translation MTATKTIYIIDDNEAVCSALHFLLDSFFNVPVEIYRSPLDFLDKFSLTWQGCLIIDLFLPYMDGNELLQELKKRNNRMSSIVISGHGDQLARKQALENGATHYLTKPFNINELLDKIAELLGLPAMVAE, from the coding sequence ATGACCGCTACCAAAACAATTTATATTATTGATGACAATGAGGCGGTGTGCTCTGCCTTGCATTTTCTATTGGACTCTTTTTTTAATGTTCCGGTGGAGATATACAGAAGTCCACTGGATTTTCTGGATAAATTTTCTTTAACCTGGCAGGGATGTCTGATTATTGATTTATTTTTACCTTATATGGATGGTAATGAATTATTGCAGGAGTTGAAAAAGCGTAATAACCGAATGTCTTCAATTGTCATCAGCGGGCATGGCGATCAACTCGCACGAAAGCAGGCTCTTGAAAACGGGGCAACTCATTATCTCACTAAACCGTTTAACATTAACGAATTACTGGATAAAATTGCCGAGCTGCTTGGACTCCCGGCAATGGTAGCTGAATAA
- a CDS encoding ATP-binding protein, whose product MLDVSPVRDLDSRLKELERELQFKEKRIIEQAEHIAELHLLLSSVQNDYKELYNFNTSINLLVDNNFSIKKFNFKASHLLNCDPLILQNRSFLSFVSEDTKCYLQRSVEQLDIMKTKQSCEIVLLNANADRKYVQVELTLAKDNLINITLIDVTRLRGLETEFYELNRSYNLINSLFQTANEAIAAVDCDFNFIAINKSFINTFSQVFAAKIAIGMSLPHLLGRRSSLKSRIMSACSKAISGNPSVIVIENSNLDEAVFHYELYIALIEPVYSQRKKLYLHIKNLTSFKLQEREVHKRQTELERVARSNIMGELISALAHEINQPLTAIKAYSRSCLLKIKQDQAFSSLKFPLTQIANQSEHAGTILHRMKDFMRDGTMYLELTDINELIRQTIPFLYYERANKLRVELQLAESLPLLALDRIKVMQVILNLGRNSIEAFEQSANSKLLITISTAKADGQLHIHFRDNGPGIPENVRNKILSSYFTTKAQGTGLGLSICRSLIKAHGGSLLINDTKQGAWLTVILPIKEAR is encoded by the coding sequence ATGCTGGATGTTTCTCCAGTTAGAGATCTTGACAGCCGCCTGAAAGAATTGGAGCGTGAGTTGCAATTTAAAGAAAAAAGAATCATAGAGCAGGCGGAACATATTGCCGAACTTCATTTACTGCTAAGCTCGGTGCAAAACGACTATAAGGAGTTGTATAATTTTAATACATCGATCAATCTATTGGTCGATAACAATTTTTCAATTAAAAAATTCAATTTTAAAGCATCACACCTTCTTAATTGTGATCCGCTGATCTTGCAAAACCGCTCATTTCTTAGTTTTGTCAGTGAAGATACCAAGTGTTATTTACAAAGAAGTGTTGAACAATTGGATATCATGAAAACAAAACAAAGCTGTGAAATAGTGCTGTTAAACGCGAATGCTGATCGTAAATATGTGCAGGTAGAGCTTACTCTCGCAAAAGATAATTTAATCAATATTACACTGATTGATGTGACCCGTTTACGGGGACTGGAAACCGAGTTCTATGAGCTCAATCGCTCGTATAACCTGATCAATAGCCTGTTTCAAACGGCCAATGAGGCAATAGCCGCAGTGGATTGTGATTTCAACTTTATCGCCATTAATAAGTCATTTATAAACACCTTTTCTCAGGTTTTTGCGGCCAAAATTGCTATTGGAATGAGTCTGCCTCATCTCCTGGGGCGTCGCTCGTCCTTAAAAAGCAGAATTATGAGCGCTTGCAGCAAGGCTATCTCCGGAAATCCCAGCGTTATAGTTATCGAGAACTCCAATCTCGATGAAGCAGTGTTTCACTATGAGCTTTATATCGCCTTGATTGAACCTGTCTACTCACAAAGAAAAAAACTCTATCTGCATATTAAAAATCTGACTTCCTTCAAATTGCAGGAAAGAGAGGTACACAAACGGCAAACTGAGTTAGAGCGAGTGGCGCGCAGTAATATCATGGGTGAACTCATATCCGCATTGGCGCATGAAATTAATCAGCCGCTTACCGCTATCAAGGCCTATAGTCGAAGCTGTTTGCTCAAGATAAAACAGGATCAGGCATTTAGTAGCCTGAAATTTCCCCTGACTCAAATAGCCAATCAATCGGAGCACGCGGGCACGATACTACATCGTATGAAAGATTTCATGCGCGATGGCACAATGTATTTAGAGCTGACGGATATTAATGAGCTAATCAGGCAAACAATCCCATTTCTTTACTACGAAAGGGCGAACAAATTACGTGTGGAGCTGCAATTAGCAGAAAGTTTGCCTTTACTGGCACTTGATCGGATTAAAGTAATGCAGGTTATTCTTAATCTGGGGCGCAACAGTATTGAGGCATTTGAGCAAAGCGCTAACAGTAAGTTGCTGATCACCATCTCTACTGCAAAGGCAGACGGGCAGCTTCATATTCATTTTCGTGATAATGGCCCTGGTATTCCTGAGAATGTACGCAATAAAATCCTTTCTTCCTATTTCACTACCAAAGCCCAGGGAACTGGACTTGGCTTATCAATATGCCGAAGTCTGATCAAAGCGCATGGCGGATCCCTGCTGATTAATGATACTAAACAGGGTGCCTGGCTTACCGTTATCCTCCCAATCAAGGAAGCAAGATAA
- a CDS encoding CheR family methyltransferase produces the protein MSQHNNKNDIQESNGLVPAAENQSISIESPLFIVAIGASAGGLEALKCFFSTVLPRNDVAYVLITHLSPDSLSILPELLQVSTILKVKNIKKSEPVKANHVYVLPPGYYATIKDKTLDLIEVKDHEIRLPIDFFLRALANDQGRYAICLILSGTGTDGTIGIRALKEREGLVIVQTIKSALYDGMPKSAINTGLVNYVLSPELMFSSIAQYIAHFHDNALPLADSVSDELRQILVLLNTHTGHDFSLYKPNTIFRRIQKRLTLLQIDNLCFYIHYLQQHPGELEILLKELLINVTHFFRDPEAFEALRKEIIQLLTEKSADYWIRVWVPGCSTGEEVYSIAILLQECMGHLKKHFNVQIFGTDIDEDAIEIARAGIFSEHLMAGLSEEQKDRFFVREGNQYKISIDIRKMIIFATQNLVKDPPFTKLDLLSCRNLLIYLSAQLQKKILPLFHYSLKPQGLLFLGTSETIGSSADLFTIVDRRWKIFARKGGTSSFYSMLNLPSGASDPEIHDTKTTEKTMQEIELNLSSLVQQTLLKNCTPACVIIDDRGNIVYTYGRASKFLEFASGEARLQVLEMVRPELRQKVSLAIRKSSTHHKEVVFNGLQYKDGDGFKYINLKVRPLVEAEVFKRSLFLIIFDEIEVFADTELNGKALKKAEVDKKITQLEEELKYTKESLQTTIEELETSNEELKSSNEELQSTNEELQSTNEEIETSKEELQSLNEELTTVNAELESRIEQLSSANDDIRNLLDNTEIATVFLDKDLCIKRFTPKATEIINLITSDVGRPLSHIVSNLNYENLIDDSWLVLRTLESKIIEVVDKNDNWYVVRIIPYRTVNNIVDGVVITFLNIHAQKQAEDKLNELKEEFNNLSQVNRVLLQSLNKPVMIINQMDKFEFINTAFEQVFQLSSDELTGNTLQNLKGLWDLQKLSGLCEKIRAEYTSQLELPLENFCNQTGTLSAFIYRDNEVLLLINIHSKSAC, from the coding sequence ATGAGCCAGCATAATAACAAAAATGATATTCAGGAGAGCAATGGTTTAGTGCCCGCTGCAGAAAATCAAAGTATTTCAATAGAATCACCCCTTTTTATCGTTGCGATTGGTGCATCGGCTGGTGGTCTGGAGGCATTAAAATGCTTTTTTTCGACAGTTCTGCCTCGCAATGATGTGGCCTATGTTTTAATCACGCATCTTAGCCCTGATAGTTTAAGCATTCTTCCCGAGCTGCTACAGGTCAGCACTATACTCAAAGTGAAGAATATTAAAAAGTCTGAGCCAGTTAAAGCAAATCATGTTTATGTACTCCCGCCTGGATATTATGCAACTATCAAAGATAAAACTCTGGATCTGATTGAAGTAAAGGATCATGAAATCAGACTACCCATCGATTTTTTCCTTCGGGCTTTGGCGAACGATCAGGGTAGATATGCTATTTGCTTGATTTTATCGGGTACCGGAACGGATGGTACTATAGGAATTCGAGCGTTAAAAGAGCGTGAGGGATTGGTTATAGTACAGACAATCAAATCTGCTCTTTATGACGGAATGCCTAAAAGTGCAATAAATACCGGTCTGGTAAATTATGTTCTTAGCCCAGAGCTTATGTTTTCTTCTATTGCCCAATATATAGCTCATTTTCATGATAATGCCTTGCCTTTGGCGGATAGCGTATCAGATGAGCTCAGACAAATTCTGGTGTTATTAAATACGCATACAGGGCATGATTTTTCGCTTTACAAGCCTAATACCATTTTCAGACGAATACAAAAGCGCCTCACTTTATTACAAATTGATAATTTGTGTTTTTATATTCATTATCTTCAGCAGCATCCCGGCGAGCTGGAAATTCTCTTAAAAGAATTGCTAATCAATGTAACCCATTTTTTTCGTGATCCGGAAGCCTTTGAAGCCCTGCGCAAGGAAATCATACAGTTGCTAACAGAAAAGTCGGCTGATTACTGGATTCGGGTGTGGGTGCCGGGCTGTTCAACCGGTGAAGAGGTATACTCCATTGCTATTCTTCTCCAGGAATGCATGGGGCATTTAAAAAAACATTTTAATGTTCAGATTTTTGGTACTGATATTGATGAGGATGCAATTGAAATCGCCAGAGCCGGTATCTTTTCAGAACACTTGATGGCCGGATTAAGTGAGGAGCAAAAAGATCGTTTCTTTGTGAGAGAAGGCAATCAATATAAAATTAGTATCGACATTCGCAAAATGATCATTTTTGCCACCCAAAATCTGGTGAAGGATCCACCATTTACCAAGCTGGATTTGCTTAGTTGCAGAAATTTGCTGATCTATCTGAGTGCTCAACTGCAGAAAAAAATTCTGCCCTTGTTCCATTACAGTTTAAAGCCTCAAGGCTTATTATTTCTAGGTACTTCTGAAACGATAGGCAGTTCAGCTGATTTATTTACCATTGTGGACCGGCGATGGAAAATTTTTGCACGAAAAGGAGGTACTTCCTCTTTTTACTCGATGTTAAATTTACCCTCAGGTGCATCCGATCCTGAAATCCATGATACAAAGACAACGGAAAAAACTATGCAAGAGATTGAGCTAAATTTATCCAGCTTGGTGCAACAAACATTATTAAAAAATTGTACACCAGCTTGTGTTATTATCGATGACAGAGGGAACATTGTGTACACCTATGGGCGTGCCAGCAAATTCCTGGAGTTTGCATCAGGAGAGGCTCGGTTGCAGGTTTTAGAGATGGTACGCCCTGAGTTGAGGCAAAAGGTTTCCCTGGCAATTCGCAAGTCAAGCACCCATCACAAGGAAGTTGTTTTCAATGGATTGCAGTATAAAGACGGTGACGGTTTTAAATATATTAATCTAAAGGTACGTCCCCTGGTTGAAGCGGAAGTATTCAAGCGAAGCCTGTTCTTAATTATTTTTGACGAAATAGAAGTATTTGCTGATACGGAATTGAATGGTAAAGCACTCAAGAAAGCTGAGGTGGATAAAAAGATTACTCAGCTGGAAGAGGAGCTCAAGTACACCAAGGAAAGTTTGCAAACAACGATAGAGGAGCTTGAAACCTCCAACGAGGAGCTTAAATCAAGTAATGAGGAACTGCAGTCTACCAATGAAGAACTTCAAAGCACCAACGAAGAAATCGAAACTTCCAAGGAAGAGCTACAGTCGCTAAATGAGGAATTAACTACAGTCAATGCTGAACTGGAAAGCCGCATTGAGCAGTTATCCAGTGCAAATGATGATATTCGCAATTTGCTTGATAATACTGAAATTGCCACAGTATTTCTGGATAAGGATTTGTGTATTAAACGTTTCACACCCAAAGCAACAGAAATAATTAATTTAATTACTTCTGATGTAGGAAGACCATTAAGTCATATTGTTTCCAATTTGAATTATGAGAATTTAATCGATGACTCATGGCTGGTATTGAGAACTCTGGAGTCCAAAATAATAGAAGTAGTTGATAAAAATGATAATTGGTATGTGGTCAGAATTATACCTTATCGAACCGTTAATAACATTGTTGATGGAGTAGTAATAACGTTTCTGAATATTCATGCCCAAAAACAGGCTGAGGATAAGCTAAATGAGCTTAAGGAAGAATTTAACAATCTTTCCCAGGTGAATCGAGTGTTATTGCAGTCCCTGAATAAACCGGTCATGATAATAAATCAAATGGACAAGTTTGAATTTATTAATACAGCATTTGAGCAGGTGTTCCAGTTAAGCTCGGATGAGCTGACAGGTAATACTCTGCAAAATTTAAAGGGATTATGGGATCTGCAAAAACTTAGCGGTCTTTGTGAAAAAATCAGAGCCGAATACACATCTCAGCTTGAGCTGCCTCTCGAGAACTTCTGTAATCAAACGGGAACGCTATCGGCTTTTATTTATAGAGATAATGAGGTTTTATTGCTAATAAACATTCACAGCAAATCTGCCTGTTGA
- a CDS encoding chemotaxis protein CheB: MFKDYMVVIGCSAGGLTALKGVISRLPADFPAAVIVVKHIQPGSNMLPGLISRFSKLPVITPRPNQTLESGHIFVAPSDCHITIVDGKIHLDSGPKINHARPAIDPLFCSAALYNGPATIGVVLSGMLDDGSTGLAVIKEKNGIAIAQDLSEAEYPDMPKNAIQNVAMDYCLPVNEIALVLEKLVQKPLEKLPNNTNDILITKECRLNKVNRRDKAADLRKIAQPSPYGCPDCGGVLWKIDDSPERYRCRVGHAYGIDSLLNGMEESIEEALWAALCALEEKEQLAMNIADKAARENSGNTSYFKNKAEQVQRHVKVIKTILNEKIN; this comes from the coding sequence GTGTTTAAGGATTACATGGTAGTTATTGGCTGCTCAGCGGGCGGCTTGACTGCGTTAAAAGGTGTTATTTCCCGCCTGCCGGCAGATTTTCCTGCAGCCGTTATTGTTGTAAAACATATTCAGCCTGGCAGTAATATGTTACCTGGATTAATCTCCCGTTTCAGCAAGCTGCCAGTGATTACCCCTCGTCCGAACCAGACACTTGAATCGGGTCATATTTTCGTTGCGCCTTCCGATTGCCATATAACGATTGTTGACGGCAAAATTCATCTGGACTCAGGTCCCAAAATTAACCACGCCCGTCCTGCGATTGACCCTTTATTTTGCTCAGCCGCTTTATATAACGGGCCCGCCACGATTGGAGTGGTGCTGAGTGGGATGCTCGATGACGGAAGTACTGGGCTTGCAGTTATTAAGGAAAAGAATGGCATTGCCATTGCTCAGGATCTTTCGGAGGCGGAGTACCCTGACATGCCTAAGAATGCAATACAAAATGTCGCTATGGATTATTGTTTGCCAGTGAATGAAATAGCCCTGGTTTTGGAAAAACTGGTACAAAAGCCCTTGGAAAAGTTACCTAATAATACAAACGACATCCTGATTACGAAAGAGTGCAGATTAAACAAGGTTAATCGCCGTGATAAGGCCGCGGATTTGAGAAAAATAGCACAACCATCTCCTTACGGCTGTCCTGATTGCGGAGGCGTATTGTGGAAAATTGATGATTCGCCTGAGCGATACCGTTGCCGGGTTGGCCATGCCTATGGAATTGATAGCCTATTAAATGGAATGGAGGAAAGCATTGAGGAGGCCTTGTGGGCGGCTCTTTGCGCCCTTGAGGAAAAGGAGCAGCTAGCGATGAATATTGCTGATAAGGCTGCACGCGAGAATTCAGGGAACACCAGCTATTTTAAAAATAAAGCTGAGCAAGTACAACGGCATGTAAAAGTCATAAAAACAATTCTGAATGAAAAAATTAACTAA
- a CDS encoding HAD family hydrolase, giving the protein MHLIIDFDGTIANSAPMLLEKLRQTVPYPIELETLRGMSFKDILIRMDVGKLQFLYLIYSIRRDFKRNLHSIGLVDQMGEALKDLCVQGHHLHIVSSNSARNIRQFLKHHQISHYFESISSLYTVFNKASGLKALVKNKNMPHSDVIYIGDEIRDIEAALAAGIRSCAVSWGVNNEEALKRHQPHFLLNHPRELAAVFV; this is encoded by the coding sequence ATGCATCTGATCATAGATTTCGATGGCACCATTGCCAATTCAGCCCCGATGCTGCTGGAAAAGCTTCGGCAGACGGTTCCTTATCCAATAGAACTGGAAACGCTCAGAGGGATGTCCTTCAAAGACATACTCATCCGCATGGACGTCGGTAAACTGCAGTTTCTGTATTTGATCTATTCCATCCGCAGAGATTTCAAGCGAAATCTGCATTCCATAGGACTCGTGGATCAGATGGGAGAAGCATTAAAGGATTTATGCGTACAAGGTCATCATTTACATATTGTCTCCTCCAATTCTGCTAGAAATATCCGGCAATTTTTAAAGCATCATCAAATTAGCCACTATTTTGAATCCATTTCCAGCTTATACACAGTCTTTAATAAAGCATCCGGTTTGAAAGCTTTGGTGAAAAATAAAAACATGCCTCATTCAGATGTTATTTATATCGGCGATGAAATTCGCGATATTGAGGCCGCCTTGGCCGCTGGCATACGAAGCTGTGCCGTTAGCTGGGGAGTTAACAACGAGGAAGCATTGAAGCGCCATCAGCCCCATTTTCTTTTGAACCACCCGCGAGAGCTTGCAGCAGTTTTTGTCTGA
- a CDS encoding thiolase family protein has translation MSSDVFICAPVRTAIGTFNGSLKNTPAPDLGAVVIRESLRRAALDSDTIQTVVMGQVVQAGAGMNPARQASIKGGLPVQVPAFTVNRVCGSGAQAIVSAYLEIISGNIDCAVAGGMENMDLGPYLLPSARWGYRLGDGKVRDSVLLDGLHDIFSGQHSGWHTEDLASKYQISREQQDAWALRSQQRFSKAQQAGDFSKEIVPVEIGSRKGIELFQQDEHNRADTTLEILAKLKPAFRPEGTITAGNAPGLNSGAAAMIIANAKTVERYQLEPMARIVAYGIAAVEPGEFGIGPVPAVKQALERSRWKLADVERVEINEAFAAISVAVMSELGLDESIVNVDGGAIAHGHPIGATGAILTTRLLYSMARDHLKKGLVTLCIGGGQGIALALER, from the coding sequence ATGTCCAGCGACGTGTTTATCTGTGCCCCGGTGCGCACAGCAATTGGCACATTTAATGGCAGCCTGAAGAATACACCCGCTCCCGATCTGGGAGCGGTTGTTATTCGGGAAAGCCTGCGGCGTGCCGCATTAGATTCCGATACAATCCAGACCGTGGTTATGGGGCAGGTGGTGCAGGCCGGTGCCGGCATGAATCCGGCGCGACAGGCGAGTATTAAAGGCGGCTTGCCTGTTCAGGTTCCGGCTTTTACGGTCAATCGTGTCTGTGGCTCTGGCGCACAGGCTATCGTTTCCGCCTATCTTGAAATCATTAGCGGTAATATTGACTGTGCGGTGGCCGGCGGCATGGAAAATATGGATCTCGGCCCCTACTTATTACCGTCAGCCCGCTGGGGTTACCGGCTCGGTGATGGAAAAGTTCGAGACAGCGTCCTGCTGGATGGCCTGCACGACATTTTCTCAGGTCAGCACTCAGGATGGCATACTGAAGATTTAGCCAGCAAATATCAAATATCCCGTGAACAGCAGGATGCCTGGGCCCTGCGCTCCCAACAACGCTTTTCCAAGGCACAGCAAGCGGGTGACTTCAGCAAGGAAATCGTGCCGGTTGAAATTGGTTCTCGCAAGGGAATCGAATTATTTCAACAGGATGAACATAACCGCGCAGACACCACTTTGGAAATTCTTGCCAAATTAAAGCCGGCGTTTCGTCCTGAAGGCACAATCACAGCGGGTAACGCACCCGGTTTGAATTCAGGTGCGGCGGCCATGATCATCGCTAATGCAAAAACTGTCGAACGCTATCAGTTAGAGCCTATGGCAAGAATCGTTGCCTATGGCATTGCTGCCGTTGAGCCAGGTGAATTTGGCATTGGCCCTGTACCTGCTGTCAAACAGGCATTGGAACGTTCGCGCTGGAAATTAGCCGACGTGGAACGGGTAGAAATTAATGAAGCCTTTGCCGCTATCAGCGTGGCGGTGATGAGCGAGTTGGGTTTGGACGAATCCATTGTCAATGTCGATGGCGGCGCCATTGCGCATGGACATCCAATTGGTGCAACAGGCGCTATCCTGACTACGCGCTTGCTTTATTCAATGGCCAGGGATCATCTGAAAAAAGGCTTGGTCACCTTATGTATTGGGGGAGGTCAGGGTATTGCGCTTGCACTGGAACGCTAA
- a CDS encoding ABC transporter permease, whose amino-acid sequence MNWLNHFQQALVNLTASKMRSFLAVLGVLVGTAAIVALISCGQLATEKALEQFKALGTDLLAATVFQKERGQSTIQSELPLSFWRSLPSTVPSILKIAPYATAYQPVSFNGRPLQSAIIGADDSLADIIHIKLERGYFVSFLSTFEHFCVIGDDLARQIREITLDDPIGKKIRIGNSLYTIIGVVQRWQENGFFNEDVNHSVIVPVAGISLISKDSKVNNAVMLLKPESDIDLVINQIKQQVESQAPRLTLFTRSAKQIIASMESQGQIFTLLLAVIGGISLLVGGIGVMNVMLVSVSERKKEIGIRKAVGAKNSEIQNLFLVESVLLSFLGGGLGVILGLVFTRIVAYFSDWTFILHSLPPLAGFAVSVATGIFFGFYPARRASKLEPIMSLRSE is encoded by the coding sequence ATGAACTGGCTTAATCATTTTCAACAAGCCCTGGTGAATCTGACTGCCTCCAAGATGCGATCCTTTTTGGCTGTATTGGGGGTTCTCGTGGGTACGGCCGCGATTGTCGCATTGATCAGCTGCGGGCAGCTGGCCACTGAGAAGGCATTGGAGCAGTTTAAGGCACTAGGCACTGATTTGCTCGCGGCTACTGTATTTCAGAAAGAGCGGGGTCAATCCACTATTCAGTCTGAGCTGCCCTTGTCATTCTGGCGCAGCTTGCCATCTACTGTGCCGTCCATTCTGAAAATTGCACCTTATGCCACGGCCTATCAACCGGTCAGTTTTAATGGACGACCCTTGCAGAGTGCGATAATTGGTGCCGATGACAGCCTGGCTGATATTATTCATATCAAACTGGAGCGCGGTTATTTCGTCTCGTTTCTCAGTACCTTCGAGCACTTCTGTGTCATCGGTGATGATCTGGCCCGCCAGATCCGTGAGATCACATTAGATGATCCTATTGGCAAAAAAATTCGTATTGGCAATTCGCTGTATACGATTATTGGAGTGGTGCAGCGATGGCAGGAAAATGGTTTTTTCAATGAAGATGTCAATCATTCGGTGATTGTACCCGTGGCAGGTATTTCCTTAATCAGCAAAGATAGTAAAGTGAATAACGCGGTGATGTTATTAAAGCCGGAGAGTGATATTGATCTGGTCATCAACCAGATCAAACAGCAGGTGGAATCGCAGGCACCACGTCTGACTTTATTCACGCGCAGCGCCAAACAGATTATTGCCAGCATGGAAAGTCAGGGGCAGATTTTTACCTTACTCTTGGCGGTCATTGGTGGTATTTCTCTATTGGTGGGCGGAATCGGCGTGATGAATGTAATGCTGGTTTCAGTCAGTGAGCGTAAAAAAGAAATCGGGATACGCAAGGCAGTCGGTGCGAAAAACAGTGAAATACAGAATTTATTTCTGGTTGAATCGGTTCTGCTTTCATTCCTTGGCGGCGGCTTGGGTGTAATACTGGGGCTCGTATTTACGCGTATTGTCGCCTATTTTAGCGACTGGACTTTTATTCTGCACAGCCTGCCGCCATTGGCGGGTTTTGCTGTCTCAGTCGCTACAGGCATCTTCTTTGGCTTCTATCCGGCAAGGCGCGCATCAAAACTTGAACCCATCATGTCCTTGCGCAGCGAATAA
- a CDS encoding ABC transporter ATP-binding protein, whose protein sequence is MTSPVLMRMDNLSKQYTIGGISSRVLKSISLTVKRGELLAVVGASGSGKSTLMNIMGLLDKADEGDYYLNQQSVAQLSENDLAIHRNRNIGFVFQQFNLLPRFTARQNVALPLSYRAVAAAESEKLVTAALARVSMEKFAHHKPSQLSGGQQQRVAIARALVTEPEVILADEPTGALDSKTGTEVMNLFLALHAEGRTIIMVTHDEQIAAQCQRRIVLSDGEIVG, encoded by the coding sequence ATGACTAGCCCTGTTCTGATGCGTATGGACAATCTAAGTAAGCAATATACCATTGGCGGGATTAGCAGCCGCGTGCTGAAATCAATCTCGCTCACGGTAAAGCGAGGTGAGTTGCTGGCGGTGGTAGGTGCCTCAGGTTCTGGTAAATCCACGCTAATGAATATCATGGGCTTGCTGGATAAAGCCGACGAGGGAGACTATTATCTCAACCAGCAATCAGTCGCACAATTATCAGAAAACGATTTGGCCATTCATCGCAATCGTAATATAGGGTTTGTCTTCCAGCAGTTTAATTTATTGCCTCGTTTCACTGCCCGGCAGAATGTCGCGCTACCGCTAAGCTATCGTGCAGTTGCAGCGGCTGAATCAGAGAAACTGGTGACGGCGGCCTTAGCGCGCGTCAGTATGGAGAAGTTTGCCCATCATAAGCCAAGCCAGTTGTCCGGAGGACAACAGCAGCGCGTCGCCATTGCCAGGGCTTTGGTTACGGAACCAGAGGTTATTTTAGCGGATGAGCCGACCGGCGCACTGGATTCCAAAACAGGCACCGAAGTGATGAATTTGTTCCTAGCGCTTCATGCAGAAGGCAGAACGATTATCATGGTGACCCATGATGAGCAAATTGCCGCGCAATGCCAGCGGCGGATTGTACTTTCCGATGGTGAGATTGTCGGATGA